CGCATGATACGGACTCAAGAGCCTGTCACGCAAATCCTGCCCAGCCGCAGGGAAAGCCCAGTCCGAGAGCTCCTGTGTCTTCTTcatgtcatcatcgcctccccATGGCATCTTCTCTAGGTATGTCCCACGGGCTTCGCCAGAGCGGTCGGTCATGGGTTGGAAAGCCACAAGAGCCGTAATCCGCTTCTTGAGACTCGGCAGCTGTGCAACGGCTAGAGAGATCGTGGCTCCGGCAGAGAATCCGCCTACCACTACCTTGGTCCTGTCTATGGGTAGGCTTCCGTCGTCGAGAATGGCCTCTATTACTGCCGCGATGTCATGGATTGCCGTTGGAAAGCGGTGCTCTGGGGCGCGGCGATAGGCTAGTGAGGCGACGACGTAGTCGTGCTTGTCTGCTAGGAATCGCGACTGGGCGTTGTCCATTGCCGGCGTGCCTATGATAAATGCAACGCCATGGATCAGGAAGTAAACCGGGTGTGTCTGGCCTTCTTGGTGGGACTGTGGGATGAAGATGTGGTGGTTGAGCATGGGCCGCACGGAATAGGACTTGACGTAGTTGGGCTTCTGGGCGGCCCAGAACTTGCGTGTTTGAATCTTGATACGAAAGAAGATTATCTCGCAGAGGTAGCGGTACACAATGGCGCACATGAAGAGCCAGACGCCCTTGAGGCGCCCGGGGCGAGGCTGATGGGTTCGAATGGTGGGCTTCATTTTGTGGCAGGTGGAATGTTGCATGAAAAACAGTCGTTCTCATGCTCATGCTATAAATATCAAATCGAATACCATCTATAGTGGCACCATTCTATACAACTCGCGGTGGTGCCACGGGAGATCAAACACGTTAAGtactccagctcctctcgAGTTACTGATAGTAACTGTAACGTCGATCTCTGCGCTAGCTCGTCAGCATGCTCAATGAA
The nucleotide sequence above comes from Aspergillus puulaauensis MK2 DNA, chromosome 3, nearly complete sequence. Encoded proteins:
- a CDS encoding alpha/beta hydrolase (CAZy:CE10;~COG:I;~EggNog:ENOG410PP4C;~InterPro:IPR029058,IPR013094;~MEROPS:MER0047634;~PFAM:PF07859;~SMCOG1066:alpha/beta hydrolase domain-containing protein;~TransMembrane:1 (o18-36i);~antiSMASH:Cluster_3.12;~go_function: GO:0016787 - hydrolase activity [Evidence IEA]), with the protein product MKPTIRTHQPRPGRLKGVWLFMCAIVYRYLCEIIFFRIKIQTRKFWAAQKPNYVKSYSVRPMLNHHIFIPQSHQEGQTHPVYFLIHGVAFIIGTPAMDNAQSRFLADKHDYVVASLAYRRAPEHRFPTAIHDIAAVIEAILDDGSLPIDRTKVVVGGFSAGATISLAVAQLPSLKKRITALVAFQPMTDRSGEARGTYLEKMPWGGDDDMKKTQELSDWAFPAAGQDLRDRLLSPYHASRSDIPQPVCFVTGSADMSCQEACLLAAKLAGRSSDCVLGASWEQNRVKYWCAKDMPHGWTHFWVQLQGEWRNVQLQAQQQAWEEVTTWLDGTLYG